The following coding sequences lie in one Apium graveolens cultivar Ventura chromosome 3, ASM990537v1, whole genome shotgun sequence genomic window:
- the LOC141714467 gene encoding uncharacterized protein LOC141714467, whose product MPIIKAYDGTGDPTSHVRTFSNALLLQSVNDAIKCRAFSLSGMAQWWYNRLPAIWIGSFKNLSQTFVKQFISGRVHEKSSASLMGIVQGAKESLRNYLNRFTKEALKVPDLDDKVAMIALQQGAGDEFFKILLSKRAPKNMLQFQDRAGKYIKSRRITDIS is encoded by the coding sequence atgcccatcATCAAAGCATATGATGGTACTGGCGACCCGACTAGCCATGTTAGGACGTTCTCTAACGCCTTGTTGCTACAGTCCGTGAACGACGCTATCAAGTGTCGCGCCTTTTCCCTCTCAGGTATGGCTCAATGGTGGTACAACCGTCTACCCGCAATTTGGATTGGATCTTTCAAGAATTTGAGTCAAACTTTCGTCAAGCAATTTATTAGCGGCAGAGTACATGAGAAGAGTTCGGCTTCTCTCATGGGCATTGtccaaggagcaaaggagtcTCTTAGAAATTACCTGAACCGATTCACCAAAGAGGCCCtgaaagtcccagatcttgacgacaaggtagctatgatagccctaCAGCAAGGGGCCGGAGATGAGTTCTTTAAGATACTCCTGTCCAAGCGCGCTCCTAAAAATATGTTGCAGTTCCAGGATAGGGCTGGAAAATATATCAAATCACGTAGAATTACTGACATTTCATGA